One window of Scyliorhinus canicula chromosome 28, sScyCan1.1, whole genome shotgun sequence genomic DNA carries:
- the LOC119958185 gene encoding uncharacterized protein LOC119958185 isoform X1, whose product MDKKEEASGPDSEVVLTPNTSVSDLSTTVQRAIGKIETAQLARARQEVAERLRDILDKVNFALSHARFDHQQVPKITLTPERKEREWLIDTITDFATGSSTKEEILKFILQWLSDSNQILIDEEDFEEDGEVENRSAEWIEEVNVKVQSSLASSQECIDNLQKLSNTLFSLQHERIKEKSAGPGGKGTILKWWREKKMDPKTLMHLLDMQPISTDKMVERNIAKQLDAAVGEIDMILTDITKSPLCKKAQTIAFRYIRKFIENLHKAFHIRSQEYFEVENELRKADSFGSQGAEDNLVNELKHLREHSSALKTRAELAEHHYREVCSTNCNLENTIKLLRSKVAQLQNAKKTHSREQTTSENFSPSDDLQLKTRQASKINKRTALVKKSKDKIIPIESLRGKYPFSKEQTNIFDDGHDKADEQRSLLVKSTEGNISFGESQEQWAIPEISKEGNIPFGEPEEQRTILEISKEKNIPLREPGENIPTEVSNEEISLTIQPKLEKVLNEAADGKMHKSDLNVEKKRKGTTRKEEALKTKAKQMAMDLLTDFQTAVLYSLDHGLSSGKELLPDDICKVQALLKSAELKNLYGVIEKTIKEIFAKPRQSLKQPIQILKPSKERLLEKMKDKQPEFTTFAELLEEISRFSIIQEIALDELSAQIQYFIEEAKQDTSMSQQEARFYEKTLEALDTILTLEKLSSRAGMDQLIRIQEATKNLYSVNSFLGFKGKEIKLQAEHCKKEAVLQPNMATETIERTIQPRWKVFQAADTDKIVDGSYIVNVTYLRTNYKTLDQAVYNGIISRQLHAIATHLIHQTLTTVQLRLAYLFRKYITFRHIQTLRNYLNSRMSDISSKDETVAQELYRFATRLEARVKSSMQHWEARQQLVNQSRQRHLNQMTDLFNQLKHRTGLNLFSPFLAKPSNPRTRKLRSPLQPTFLIASNRPCQLRGQSNCASSAFLGTSNSHMWSTNIVDGSFPIAKKNSGIPASFPGTPRLVAMDRKNSFRHMLAKTQISIVGESLQTPPKSLSISPESHIFRQKCNLGPCYIYKQV is encoded by the exons ATGGATAAGAAAGAGGAGGCGagtggcccggactctgaggttGTTCTCACACCCAATACAAGCGTGAGTGACCTCTCCACCACCGTCCAACGCGCCATTGGAAAGATTGAGACAGCGCAGCTGGCGAGAGCAAGACAG GAAGTTGCAGAACGTTTGAGGGACATTCTGGACAAAGTGAATTTTGCTTTGAGCCACGCAAGATTTGACCACCAGCAAGTGCCAAAAATCACCCTTACCCCTGAAAGAAAGGAAAGGGAGTGGTTAATAGATACGATCACTGACTTTGCAACCGGCAGCAGCACCAAAGAAGAAATtttaaagtttattctacaatgGCTGTCAGACAGCA ATCAAATACTAATCGATGAGGAAGATTTTGAGGAGGATGGAGAAGTTGAAAACAGGTCAGCGGAATGGATCGAGGAAGTTAATGTGAAAGTGCAATCAAGCTTGGCTTCTTCACAAGAGTGTATAGACAATCTCCAGAAACTATCTAACACTCTGTTTAGTCTTCAACATGAGCGTATAAAGGAAAAATCAGCAG GTCCTGGTGGTAaaggcaccattttgaaatggtggagagagaaaaagatggATCCCAAAACACTCATGCATCTTCTGGATATGCAGCCAATCAGTACAGATAAAATGGTGGAACGAAACATTGCAAAACAGTTGGATGCAGCAGTGGGAGAAATTGATATGATACTAACAGACATCACAAAATCTCCTCTTTGCAAGAAAGCCCAGACAATTGCCTTCCGATACATCAGGAAATTCATAGAGAATCTTCACAAAGCATTTCACATTCGGTCACAGGAATATTTTGAGGTGGAAAATGAATTGAGAAAGGCAGACTCATTTGGCTCCCAGGGTGCTGAAGATAATCTGGTGAATGAGCTAAAACATCTTCGAGAACACAGTAGTGCACTTAAAACACGAGCTGAATTAGCAGAACATCATTACAGGGAAGTGTGTAGCACTAACTGCAACTTGGAAAACACCATTAAACTTTTGAGGTCCAAAGTTGCACAGCTACAAAATGCTAAGAAAACACATTCTCGTGAGCAGACAACTTCTGAAAATTTCTCGCCATCTGACGATTTGCAATTAAAAACAAGGCAGGCGtccaaaataaataaaagaaccGCACTTGTGAAAAAATCAAAGGACAAAATCATTCCTATAGAAAGTCTGAGGGGGAAATACCCCTTCAGTAAGGAGCAAACAAATATTTTTGATGACGGGCATGATAAAGCCGATGAACAAAGGAGTCTCCTTGTAAAATCCACAGAAGGAAACATTTCCTTTGGAGAATCTCAGGAACAATGGGCTATCCCAGAAATATCCAAGGAAGGAAACATTCCCTTTGGAGAACCTGAGGAACAAAGAACTATCCTAGAAATAAGCAAGGAAAAAAACATTCCCTTGAGAGAACCAGGAGAAAATATTCCCACAGAAGTGTCAAATGAAGAGATCAGTCTCACAATTCAGCCCAAATTGGAGAAGGTTCTTAATGAAGCAGCGGACGGGAAGATGCATAAATCTGATCTGAATGTAGAAAAGAAACGTAAAGGCACAACTCGGAAAGAGGAAGCTTTAAAAACCAAGGCTAAACAGATGGCTATGGACTTGCTCACAGATTTTCAAACTGCTGTTTTGTATTCACTGGATCATGGACTGAGCAGTGGCAAAGAACTTTTGCCAGATGACATCTGTAAGGTCCAAGCTCTTCTCAAGTCTGCTGAATTAAAAAATCTTTATGGAGTGATTGAGAAAACAATCAAAGAAATATTTGCAAAACCAAGGCAGAGCCTCAAGCAACCTATCCAAATATTGAAGCCATCAAAGGAACGCCTCCTGGAGAAAATGAAGGATAAACAACCTGAATTCACGACTTTTGCTGAACTTCTTGAAGAAATTTCCAGATTCAGTATTATTCAAGAGATTGCACTTGATGAATTAAGTGCCCAAATTCAGTATTTCATTGAAGAGGCCAAACAGGACACAAGTATGTCCCAGCAAGAAGCCCGCTTTTATGAAAAGACCCTGGAAGCCTTGGACACAATTCTGACACTTGAAAAACTGTCCTCTCGGGCTGGAATGGATCAGTTAATCAGGATTCAAGAGGCAACCAAGAATCTATACTCTGTCAATAGTTTCCTTGGGTTTAAAGGAAAGGAAATTAAACTACAGGCAGAACATTGCAAGAAGGAAGCTGTTCTTCAGCCCAATATGGCAACAGAGACAATAGAAAGAACAATACAACCCAGGTGGAAAGTCTTCCAGGCTGCTGATACTGACAAAATTGTGGATGGATCATATATTGTAAATGTGACATACCTCAGAACAAATTACAAAACTTTGGACCAAGCAGTGTATAATGGTATAATTTCCAGGCAACTCCATGCCATAGCAACACACCTTATTCATCAAACGTTAACTACAGTTCAGCTTCGACTGGCTTACCTGTTCAGAAAGTACATCACCTTCCGTCATATCCAAACCCTTAG AAATTATTTGAACAGCAGGATGTCGGATATTAGCAGTAAGGATGAAACAGTTGCTCAGGAATTGTACAGATTTGCCACCAGACTTGAAGCACGTGTGAAGTCCAGCATGCAGCACTGGGAAGCAAGACAGCAACTAGTTAATCAGAGTCGGCAAAGGCACTTGAATCAAATGACTGACTTGTTCAATCAG CTTAAACACCGTACTGGCCTAAACTTGTTCAGTCCATTTCTGGCCAAGCCATCAAATCCAAGGACTAGGAAGTTGAGGTCCCCTCTTCAGCCGACGTTTTTGATAGCATCCAATAGACCGTGTCAACTTCGCGGTCAGAGCAACTGTGCATCTTCAGCTTTTCTTGGAACGAG
- the LOC119958185 gene encoding uncharacterized protein LOC119958185 isoform X2 codes for MDKKEEASGPDSEVVLTPNTSVSDLSTTVQRAIGKIETAQLARARQEVAERLRDILDKVNFALSHARFDHQQVPKITLTPERKEREWLIDTITDFATGSSTKEEILKFILQWLSDSNQILIDEEDFEEDGEVENRSAEWIEEVNVKVQSSLASSQECIDNLQKLSNTLFSLQHERIKEKSAGPGGKGTILKWWREKKMDPKTLMHLLDMQPISTDKMVERNIAKQLDAAVGEIDMILTDITKSPLCKKAQTIAFRYIRKFIENLHKAFHIRSQEYFEVENELRKADSFGSQGAEDNLVNELKHLREHSSALKTRAELAEHHYREVCSTNCNLENTIKLLRSKVAQLQNAKKTHSREQTTSENFSPSDDLQLKTRQASKINKRTALVKKSKDKIIPIESLRGKYPFSKEQTNIFDDGHDKADEQRSLLVKSTEGNISFGESQEQWAIPEISKEGNIPFGEPEEQRTILEISKEKNIPLREPGENIPTEVSNEEISLTIQPKLEKVLNEAADGKMHKSDLNVEKKRKGTTRKEEALKTKAKQMAMDLLTDFQTAVLYSLDHGLSSGKELLPDDICKVQALLKSAELKNLYGVIEKTIKEIFAKPRQSLKQPIQILKPSKERLLEKMKDKQPEFTTFAELLEEISRFSIIQEIALDELSAQIQYFIEEAKQDTSMSQQEARFYEKTLEALDTILTLEKLSSRAGMDQLIRIQEATKNLYSVNSFLGFKGKEIKLQAEHCKKEAVLQPNMATETIERTIQPRWKVFQAADTDKIVDGSYIVNVTYLRTNYKTLDQAVYNGIISRQLHAIATHLIHQTLTTVQLRLAYLFRKYITFRHIQTLRNYLNSRMSDISSKDETVAQELYRFATRLEARVKSSMQHWEARQQLVNQSRQRHLNQMTDLFNQLKHRTGLNLFSPFLAKPSNPRTRKLRSPLQPTFLIASNRPCQLRGQSNCASSAFLGTSNSHMWSTNIVDGSFPIAKKNSGIPASFPGTPRLVAMDSSFTARCGGRDCFQLPLCDV; via the exons ATGGATAAGAAAGAGGAGGCGagtggcccggactctgaggttGTTCTCACACCCAATACAAGCGTGAGTGACCTCTCCACCACCGTCCAACGCGCCATTGGAAAGATTGAGACAGCGCAGCTGGCGAGAGCAAGACAG GAAGTTGCAGAACGTTTGAGGGACATTCTGGACAAAGTGAATTTTGCTTTGAGCCACGCAAGATTTGACCACCAGCAAGTGCCAAAAATCACCCTTACCCCTGAAAGAAAGGAAAGGGAGTGGTTAATAGATACGATCACTGACTTTGCAACCGGCAGCAGCACCAAAGAAGAAATtttaaagtttattctacaatgGCTGTCAGACAGCA ATCAAATACTAATCGATGAGGAAGATTTTGAGGAGGATGGAGAAGTTGAAAACAGGTCAGCGGAATGGATCGAGGAAGTTAATGTGAAAGTGCAATCAAGCTTGGCTTCTTCACAAGAGTGTATAGACAATCTCCAGAAACTATCTAACACTCTGTTTAGTCTTCAACATGAGCGTATAAAGGAAAAATCAGCAG GTCCTGGTGGTAaaggcaccattttgaaatggtggagagagaaaaagatggATCCCAAAACACTCATGCATCTTCTGGATATGCAGCCAATCAGTACAGATAAAATGGTGGAACGAAACATTGCAAAACAGTTGGATGCAGCAGTGGGAGAAATTGATATGATACTAACAGACATCACAAAATCTCCTCTTTGCAAGAAAGCCCAGACAATTGCCTTCCGATACATCAGGAAATTCATAGAGAATCTTCACAAAGCATTTCACATTCGGTCACAGGAATATTTTGAGGTGGAAAATGAATTGAGAAAGGCAGACTCATTTGGCTCCCAGGGTGCTGAAGATAATCTGGTGAATGAGCTAAAACATCTTCGAGAACACAGTAGTGCACTTAAAACACGAGCTGAATTAGCAGAACATCATTACAGGGAAGTGTGTAGCACTAACTGCAACTTGGAAAACACCATTAAACTTTTGAGGTCCAAAGTTGCACAGCTACAAAATGCTAAGAAAACACATTCTCGTGAGCAGACAACTTCTGAAAATTTCTCGCCATCTGACGATTTGCAATTAAAAACAAGGCAGGCGtccaaaataaataaaagaaccGCACTTGTGAAAAAATCAAAGGACAAAATCATTCCTATAGAAAGTCTGAGGGGGAAATACCCCTTCAGTAAGGAGCAAACAAATATTTTTGATGACGGGCATGATAAAGCCGATGAACAAAGGAGTCTCCTTGTAAAATCCACAGAAGGAAACATTTCCTTTGGAGAATCTCAGGAACAATGGGCTATCCCAGAAATATCCAAGGAAGGAAACATTCCCTTTGGAGAACCTGAGGAACAAAGAACTATCCTAGAAATAAGCAAGGAAAAAAACATTCCCTTGAGAGAACCAGGAGAAAATATTCCCACAGAAGTGTCAAATGAAGAGATCAGTCTCACAATTCAGCCCAAATTGGAGAAGGTTCTTAATGAAGCAGCGGACGGGAAGATGCATAAATCTGATCTGAATGTAGAAAAGAAACGTAAAGGCACAACTCGGAAAGAGGAAGCTTTAAAAACCAAGGCTAAACAGATGGCTATGGACTTGCTCACAGATTTTCAAACTGCTGTTTTGTATTCACTGGATCATGGACTGAGCAGTGGCAAAGAACTTTTGCCAGATGACATCTGTAAGGTCCAAGCTCTTCTCAAGTCTGCTGAATTAAAAAATCTTTATGGAGTGATTGAGAAAACAATCAAAGAAATATTTGCAAAACCAAGGCAGAGCCTCAAGCAACCTATCCAAATATTGAAGCCATCAAAGGAACGCCTCCTGGAGAAAATGAAGGATAAACAACCTGAATTCACGACTTTTGCTGAACTTCTTGAAGAAATTTCCAGATTCAGTATTATTCAAGAGATTGCACTTGATGAATTAAGTGCCCAAATTCAGTATTTCATTGAAGAGGCCAAACAGGACACAAGTATGTCCCAGCAAGAAGCCCGCTTTTATGAAAAGACCCTGGAAGCCTTGGACACAATTCTGACACTTGAAAAACTGTCCTCTCGGGCTGGAATGGATCAGTTAATCAGGATTCAAGAGGCAACCAAGAATCTATACTCTGTCAATAGTTTCCTTGGGTTTAAAGGAAAGGAAATTAAACTACAGGCAGAACATTGCAAGAAGGAAGCTGTTCTTCAGCCCAATATGGCAACAGAGACAATAGAAAGAACAATACAACCCAGGTGGAAAGTCTTCCAGGCTGCTGATACTGACAAAATTGTGGATGGATCATATATTGTAAATGTGACATACCTCAGAACAAATTACAAAACTTTGGACCAAGCAGTGTATAATGGTATAATTTCCAGGCAACTCCATGCCATAGCAACACACCTTATTCATCAAACGTTAACTACAGTTCAGCTTCGACTGGCTTACCTGTTCAGAAAGTACATCACCTTCCGTCATATCCAAACCCTTAG AAATTATTTGAACAGCAGGATGTCGGATATTAGCAGTAAGGATGAAACAGTTGCTCAGGAATTGTACAGATTTGCCACCAGACTTGAAGCACGTGTGAAGTCCAGCATGCAGCACTGGGAAGCAAGACAGCAACTAGTTAATCAGAGTCGGCAAAGGCACTTGAATCAAATGACTGACTTGTTCAATCAG CTTAAACACCGTACTGGCCTAAACTTGTTCAGTCCATTTCTGGCCAAGCCATCAAATCCAAGGACTAGGAAGTTGAGGTCCCCTCTTCAGCCGACGTTTTTGATAGCATCCAATAGACCGTGTCAACTTCGCGGTCAGAGCAACTGTGCATCTTCAGCTTTTCTTGGAACGAG